A part of Tardiphaga sp. vice304 genomic DNA contains:
- a CDS encoding type II toxin-antitoxin system RelE/ParE family toxin encodes MRYSRQAREDILYIWQHIATSDHHSADRVLDRIEARCEQLKGFPRLGPRRPDVFAGARALVIERWLALYRIDEYGPRIVRIVDGAQDLSAIAIAPDEDTDDQ; translated from the coding sequence ATGCGATATTCGCGACAGGCGAGAGAAGACATTCTCTACATCTGGCAGCATATCGCGACATCCGATCACCACAGCGCCGATCGCGTGCTTGATCGTATCGAAGCACGTTGCGAGCAGCTCAAGGGATTTCCTCGCTTGGGTCCGCGGCGACCTGACGTCTTCGCAGGAGCGCGCGCACTCGTTATTGAACGTTGGCTCGCGCTCTACCGGATCGACGAATACGGTCCACGAATAGTCCGCATCGTCGATGGTGCGCAGGATCTGTCCGCCATTGCGATTGCCCCCGACGAGGATACTGATGACCAATGA
- a CDS encoding TIGR00282 family metallophosphoesterase, whose product MRILFIGDVVGKTGRTIILDRLPGMIRDWKLDLVVINGENAAGGFGITESIYNDLVDAGADAVTLGNHAWNQKEALVFIERAPRLIRPLNFPRHTPGRGAAMVDAKNGARALVMNAMGRVFMEPLNDPFSAVGKEIDACPLVEAVDAIVVDFHGEASSEKQGMGFFCDGRVSLVVGTHTHVPTADHQILPGGTAYMTDAGMTGDYDSVIGMQKEEPVRRFTTGIPSGRFEPAFGPATLSGVAVETDDKTGLALKVGPVRLGGRLSQAVPEFWAS is encoded by the coding sequence TTGCGTATTCTTTTCATCGGCGACGTGGTCGGCAAGACCGGGCGCACCATCATCCTCGACCGCCTGCCGGGCATGATCCGCGACTGGAAGCTCGATCTGGTCGTCATCAACGGCGAGAACGCCGCCGGCGGCTTCGGCATCACCGAGAGCATCTACAACGATCTGGTCGATGCCGGCGCCGACGCGGTGACGCTCGGCAACCACGCCTGGAATCAGAAGGAAGCGCTGGTGTTCATCGAACGCGCGCCGCGCCTGATCCGGCCGTTGAACTTCCCGCGCCATACGCCGGGCAGGGGGGCAGCGATGGTCGACGCCAAGAACGGCGCCCGCGCGCTGGTGATGAATGCGATGGGCCGCGTCTTCATGGAGCCGCTCAACGATCCCTTTTCCGCGGTCGGCAAGGAGATCGACGCCTGTCCGCTGGTCGAAGCAGTCGACGCGATCGTGGTGGATTTCCACGGCGAGGCCTCGAGCGAGAAGCAGGGCATGGGATTTTTTTGCGACGGCCGCGTCAGCCTCGTCGTCGGGACGCATACCCATGTGCCGACTGCCGACCATCAGATCCTGCCCGGCGGCACCGCCTACATGACCGACGCCGGCATGACCGGCGACTATGATTCCGTGATCGGCATGCAGAAGGAAGAGCCGGTGCGGCGCTTCACGACCGGCATTCCCTCCGGCCGCTTCGAGCCGGCGTTCGGCCCGGCGACGCTATCAGGAGTGGCTGTGGAGACGGACGACAAGACGGGGCTTGCGCTCAAGGTCGGCCCGGTCCGCCTCGGCGGACGGCTGTCGCAGGCGGTGCCGGAGTTCTGGGCGAGCTAA
- a CDS encoding cell division protein ZapA, giving the protein MNHVSVTINGRQYRMACEEGQETRLLRLAESLESRVENLRGKFGEIGDARLTVMAALTMADELADANLRIGALEEELAALRDVRVVAADRARATQSAVAAALNSAADRIEKTTQILNRTIGGGIAIG; this is encoded by the coding sequence ATGAACCACGTCAGCGTCACCATCAACGGCCGGCAGTACCGCATGGCCTGCGAGGAAGGCCAGGAAACCCGCCTGCTGCGGCTGGCTGAAAGCCTCGAATCCCGCGTCGAAAATCTGCGCGGCAAGTTCGGCGAGATCGGTGACGCCCGTCTGACCGTGATGGCGGCGTTGACCATGGCGGACGAGTTGGCCGACGCCAACCTGCGCATCGGTGCGCTGGAGGAGGAACTCGCCGCGCTCCGCGACGTCCGCGTGGTCGCCGCCGACCGGGCGCGGGCCACCCAGAGCGCGGTCGCCGCCGCATTGAACTCGGCCGCCGACCGCATCGAAAAGACCACCCAGATCCTCAACCGCACCATCGGCGGCGGCATCGCGATCGGGTAG
- a CDS encoding type II toxin-antitoxin system ParD family antitoxin, whose amino-acid sequence MKQLQVSLTDDLNDFVETSVASGKYASDSEVIREGLRQLVLQQSDAAKLKWLQEAYRIGLESGDAGELDFEALKAEGRARLKQRAAE is encoded by the coding sequence ATGAAGCAACTTCAGGTCTCGCTGACCGACGATTTGAACGACTTTGTCGAGACCAGCGTTGCGAGCGGGAAGTACGCTTCGGACAGCGAAGTCATCAGAGAGGGTCTGCGGCAGCTCGTATTGCAGCAGTCCGACGCCGCGAAGCTGAAATGGCTTCAGGAAGCCTATCGCATCGGCCTTGAGAGCGGCGATGCGGGTGAACTGGATTTCGAAGCCCTCAAGGCTGAGGGGCGTGCGCGTCTCAAGCAGCGCGCTGCAGAATAA
- a CDS encoding ABC transporter ATP-binding protein has protein sequence MLEVSDISVSYGQHRALSEAALNVERGEIVVILGANGAGKTTLLKAIAGLLPCAPGKRVRLGGRDLSRVAPHDIVEAGLALVPEGRGIFADLTVAENLLLGANPKRARASEVAQRAKVLGLFPKLGERLKQTVRTMSGGEQQMVAIGRALMSRPDILLLDEPSLGLSPLLVRELFAALRVVRDSGGGLLLVEQNARESLAIADRGYLLENGEIVGHGRAMELQSDPAVRRAYLGGLASTTN, from the coding sequence ATGCTTGAGGTGTCCGACATCAGCGTGTCCTACGGCCAGCACCGCGCCCTGAGCGAGGCGGCGCTGAACGTCGAGCGCGGCGAGATCGTCGTCATTCTCGGCGCCAACGGCGCCGGCAAGACGACGCTGCTGAAAGCCATCGCGGGGCTGTTGCCATGCGCGCCCGGCAAGCGCGTCCGGCTCGGCGGCCGCGACCTGTCGCGTGTCGCGCCGCACGACATCGTCGAGGCGGGTCTCGCGCTGGTTCCGGAAGGCCGCGGCATTTTTGCCGATCTCACCGTGGCAGAAAACCTTCTGCTCGGCGCCAACCCGAAGCGCGCGCGCGCAAGCGAGGTGGCGCAGCGTGCCAAAGTGCTTGGCCTGTTTCCAAAGCTCGGCGAGCGACTGAAGCAGACCGTGCGCACCATGAGCGGCGGCGAGCAACAGATGGTGGCGATCGGCCGCGCGCTGATGTCGAGGCCGGACATCCTGCTGCTCGACGAGCCCTCGCTAGGCCTGTCGCCGTTGCTGGTGCGCGAGCTGTTTGCCGCGTTGCGCGTGGTCCGCGACAGCGGCGGCGGATTGCTGCTCGTCGAGCAGAACGCCCGCGAGAGCCTCGCGATCGCCGACCGTGGTTATCTGCTGGAAAACGGCGAGATCGTCGGCCACGGCCGGGCGATGGAGTTGCAGTCCGATCCGGCGGTGCGCCGCGCCTATCTCGGCGGACTCGCGAGTACGACGAACTAG
- a CDS encoding 5-formyltetrahydrofolate cyclo-ligase, with amino-acid sequence MTNEEAAAAKAKLRVAALERRQSLSPEIHADAKCLFATRGLPVPNTPTSVVAGYWPIHGEIDPRPLLAMLAGQGATTALPSIAGQNAPLIFRAWREGAPVQRGALGISEPLPEADSVQPTIVLVPLSAFDRRGQRIGYGAGHYDRALGLLRLHTHIVAIGLAFATQEIDEVPAEPHDVALDFVLTEREIIDFRSI; translated from the coding sequence ATGACCAATGAGGAGGCAGCTGCTGCCAAGGCCAAATTGCGAGTGGCCGCGCTCGAACGAAGACAATCGCTAAGCCCCGAGATTCACGCCGACGCCAAGTGCCTCTTCGCCACCCGCGGGCTGCCGGTGCCCAACACCCCCACATCCGTCGTTGCCGGCTACTGGCCGATCCACGGCGAGATCGATCCGCGGCCGCTGCTCGCGATGCTGGCGGGGCAGGGCGCCACGACCGCGTTGCCCAGCATTGCCGGACAGAACGCTCCGCTTATCTTTCGCGCCTGGCGCGAGGGCGCCCCCGTTCAACGCGGCGCGCTCGGCATTTCCGAGCCGTTGCCCGAGGCCGACAGCGTGCAACCGACCATCGTGCTGGTACCGCTGTCGGCATTCGACCGCCGCGGTCAGCGCATTGGGTATGGCGCAGGCCATTACGACCGTGCGCTCGGCCTGCTGCGGTTGCATACCCACATCGTCGCCATCGGACTGGCTTTCGCCACCCAGGAAATTGACGAGGTGCCGGCCGAACCGCACGATGTTGCGCTGGATTTCGTGCTAACGGAGCGAGAGATCATCGATTTCCGGAGCATCTGA